The Artemia franciscana unplaced genomic scaffold, ASM3288406v1 Scaffold_7711, whole genome shotgun sequence genome contains the following window.
AAAGTAAGTTACTGCTTTACACTAAACAAAGCTGGGTACAGGCTATGCTGCAAAAGGCTCATAATAACCTCATCTACAGAAAAACAGCTAAGAAAAATAATGGATTTAAAAACAATTGTAGTTTGCCCTTTGCTATTTTGCAACAATTATAAGTGTTTCCTGTTTCACTATGCTTGTCAAGGGCTTGAAAATGTTCACTATCAAAGACCTATTCCAGCTTTCTTTTAATAGAGACCTATGTTTATATTCTTTGTTTCTTATAGGAGCAGCTATATGGAAGTGCAAAACAAGCTACACGGAGGTGGTGGGTCAGACCAGTCCttagaaaaagagaaacagaTGGTGCCTTCAGCAAATTGGTGCAGGATCTAGAAAAGGAAGATCCACAATGGTATTTCGAATACCTTAGAATGACTCCTACAAAATTCAAGGAACTCTTAGCAATTGTTAAAAGTAAGATTGAGAAGAAACATACCAATTGGAGGAGACCTATTTCAGCAGCTACGAGACTTGCACTGACGATCAGGCATCTTGCTACAGGAGAGTCAAAGAGGTCTTTGTCCTACCAGTATTTGATTGGCCGTTCGACAGTCACTCTTATAGTGGCAGAAACGACAGAGGCCATTTGGACTAGCATGAAAAGCCAATGTTTGAAGCCACCAACCCAATCCACGTTCCAGACAATCGCTGACAAGTTTATGAGGCGGTGGGACTTTCCAAATTGCATAGGAGCAATTGATGGAAAATATATCAGGTTAAGATGCCCAGAAAACAGTGGCTCTACGTATTTCTGCCACAAGAGATTCTTTAGTGTTGTACTGATGGCAGTTGTTGATGCTGACTATAAGTTTCAGTTTGTAGACGTTGGAGCAGAGGGTAGTGCTGGTGACTCAAGTATATTTGCCAGGTCATCGTTTGGGTGTGCCATTCTGAACGGAACAATTGAAACTCCTGAGCCTAAGCCCATCCCTAATGGGACCATCTTACCACATGTTTTCGTAGCTGACGAGGCATTCCCCTTGAAAATGAACATAATGAGACCATTTCCAGGTGGCTTGAGTGTAGCTGACAGGCAGAAAAGGGTCTACAATTACCGTTTGTCTCGAGCTCGCTTGGTTGTAGAAAACGCATTTGGAATCTTAGCTGCACGCTggcgtatttttaactcaccTATTAATTGCAAACTTGAAACAGTTGATTCAATAGTCAAAGCTTGCTGTTGCTTGCACAATTTCGTAATGAGCGAGAACTCGCAGTATTGTCCAATTAACTTCGTAGATGCCCAGAGTGGAAACAGGGAGATTATCCCTGGAGCCTGGAGAACCATGGTCTCTGATAACTGGCTTCAGCGGCAGCAACGTCAGGGAGCAAACAATTTCGCAGTTACTCCCATGACAATAAGGACGAAATTTCTGGAATACTTCAATTCAGGGCAGGGCGCCCTACCATGGCAGGAAGAGTACCTGTCTGGATAATATTCTCATGCTTAGTTTCTCCATTTTCAGTAGGCCTATTTATGAACATAGTTCTGTTTTTGGTTATATGCTCAGAGCATCATTTCTCCTCTTCCTTTCAGTGCattccttcttttttgtataataCAAGTTGATCTGAAGCAACAAAATATAAGCAAACAGCCAAGTCAAACTCTGGTTAATGgcgcaaaagtttttttaggtCAACCTCTTCAAGCTGCGCTTTTGCAGAAGGTATAGTATTTGATATCACTCTAAAAGAACCTGCATTTTGTTCGTTCTAGAGCTAACTTGGTATCTAATACAACATTTACTTTATCCAAAAGGTAATTGCCGAATCTATGTTATTTAGAAGTCACCCAAAAAGAAGTTCTTCTATTTACCCAAATCAATAGCCCCAAACTGCTTTCTACTCAATCTGACAAAATGATATGGTCCTTCGACTTTCTTAAGAAACTACAGTCAGGATACCAGGGAACGCAAATTGGCAAGATACTGAGTATCTGCCAAAACGTGGTAACAGATACCATGATACATTGAAAACTCCAACTAATAAACCTGATATTTCTTGGTccactga
Protein-coding sequences here:
- the LOC136043624 gene encoding uncharacterized protein LOC136043624, whose product is MTPTKFKELLAIVKSKIEKKHTNWRRPISAATRLALTIRHLATGESKRSLSYQYLIGRSTVTLIVAETTEAIWTSMKSQCLKPPTQSTFQTIADKFMRRWDFPNCIGAIDGKYIRLRCPENSGSTYFCHKRFFSVVLMAVVDADYKFQFVDVGAEGSAGDSSIFARSSFGCAILNGTIETPEPKPIPNGTILPHVFVADEAFPLKMNIMRPFPGGLSVADRQKRVYNYRLSRARLVVENAFGILAARWRIFNSPINCKLETVDSIVKACCCLHNFVMSENSQYCPINFVDAQSGNREIIPGAWRTMVSDNWLQRQQRQGANNFAVTPMTIRTKFLEYFNSGQGALPWQEEYLSG